From the Nonlabens marinus S1-08 genome, one window contains:
- a CDS encoding pyruvate dehydrogenase complex dihydrolipoamide acetyltransferase, with protein MAEVINMPRLSDTMEEGVVAAWLKKVGDKVEEGEILAEIETDKATMEFESFHSGTLLHIGIQEGETAPVDQLLAIIGEEGEDISDLINGAGDTKKSESDDEESDNEDEDDVTEHSTDADDDSSSDSSSSDLPEGVEIITMPRLSDTMEEGTVASWMKKEGDAVEEGDILAEIETDKATMEFESFHKGTLLKIGIQEGETAAVDSLLAIIGPEGTDVSGIDMKGGSSKKETKKESKKEDTSKKEEKKGAAAVDEKPASVPAYGGPQESSNESASSTNTSGGRIFASPLAKKMAADKGIDLGSVNGSGENGRVIKKDIENYKPSSASAGSSQASFEAVGTETWEEVPNSQMRKTIAKRLGQSKFTAPHYYLGLDLDMDNAIASRKAINELPDTKISFNDMVIKAAAMALRKHPKVNTSWTDAATKIAKHIHIGVAVAVDDGLLVPVLPFADQMSMQQIGGKVRELAGKARDKKLQPKEMEGSTFTISNLGMFGITEFTSIINQPNSAIMSVGAIVEQPVVKNGQIVIGNVMKITLACDHRTVDGATGAAFLQTFKSYIENPIVMYV; from the coding sequence ATGGCAGAAGTAATCAACATGCCGCGTTTGAGCGACACCATGGAAGAAGGTGTGGTTGCTGCGTGGTTGAAAAAAGTAGGAGATAAAGTAGAAGAGGGAGAAATTCTAGCAGAAATTGAGACCGACAAGGCGACAATGGAATTTGAATCTTTTCATTCAGGTACGTTATTGCACATCGGGATTCAGGAAGGGGAAACCGCTCCGGTAGATCAATTGCTTGCCATTATAGGCGAAGAAGGTGAAGATATTTCTGATTTAATCAACGGCGCTGGAGATACTAAAAAATCTGAAAGCGATGATGAGGAGTCTGATAACGAAGATGAAGATGACGTGACAGAACATTCTACAGATGCAGATGACGATAGTTCTAGTGACAGTAGCTCTAGTGACTTGCCAGAAGGTGTGGAAATCATTACCATGCCTCGATTGAGTGATACCATGGAAGAAGGTACCGTGGCATCATGGATGAAAAAAGAAGGTGATGCGGTAGAAGAAGGAGACATACTAGCAGAAATCGAAACCGATAAAGCTACTATGGAATTTGAATCCTTCCATAAAGGTACCCTGCTCAAAATTGGTATTCAAGAAGGTGAAACCGCCGCGGTGGATTCTCTACTTGCGATCATAGGGCCAGAAGGAACTGATGTTTCCGGTATCGATATGAAAGGCGGTTCTTCTAAAAAAGAAACTAAGAAGGAATCTAAAAAAGAAGACACTTCCAAGAAAGAAGAGAAAAAAGGTGCTGCTGCGGTAGATGAAAAACCAGCATCCGTTCCAGCTTATGGTGGACCGCAGGAAAGTTCTAATGAATCTGCTTCCAGTACAAATACTTCTGGAGGACGCATTTTTGCATCGCCGCTCGCTAAGAAAATGGCAGCAGACAAAGGCATTGACTTAGGATCTGTGAACGGTTCTGGGGAGAATGGTCGAGTGATCAAAAAAGATATTGAAAACTATAAACCAAGTAGTGCCAGCGCTGGAAGTTCGCAAGCGTCTTTTGAAGCGGTAGGAACAGAGACTTGGGAAGAGGTTCCTAATTCGCAAATGCGTAAGACCATTGCGAAGCGTTTAGGTCAATCAAAATTTACAGCGCCACATTATTATTTAGGTCTGGATCTAGATATGGACAATGCCATTGCAAGCCGTAAGGCGATCAATGAATTGCCAGACACTAAGATCAGCTTTAACGACATGGTCATTAAGGCGGCAGCAATGGCGTTGCGTAAACACCCTAAAGTAAATACGAGCTGGACAGACGCGGCTACTAAAATTGCTAAGCACATTCACATAGGTGTAGCAGTGGCAGTAGACGATGGTTTATTAGTTCCTGTGTTGCCATTTGCAGACCAAATGAGCATGCAGCAAATAGGAGGTAAAGTACGCGAACTAGCAGGCAAGGCTCGCGACAAGAAATTACAGCCTAAGGAAATGGAAGGAAGTACCTTTACTATTTCTAATTTAGGGATGTTTGGGATTACTGAGTTTACATCCATCATCAATCAACCCAATTCCGCAATCATGTCTGTAGGTGCTATCGTGGAACAACCGGTGGTTAAGAATGGTCAAATTGTGATTGGAAACGTGATGAAAATCACACTTGCTTGTGATCACCGCACGGTCGATGGAGCGACTGGAGCTGCATTCTTACAAACCTTCAAATCTTATATTGAGAATCCTATCGTGATGTACGTCTAG
- a CDS encoding M28 family peptidase, producing MKKLLLLSITAVFISCGTAKRIDALGTSTSTTQKKRVALPSSNPTQIAIDVQYLASDELKGRETGSEGIELAATYLAERFEQMGIQPYGQNYRQPFTVNDLSGNNIVAIIPGSDKDLMKEVVVIGAHYDHIGMIQAVAGDSIANGANDNATGTASVMAVADLFKRLDFNRRTIVFALFSAEEKGLVGSRQLAAQMKAAGENVVAMINFEMTGTPMVNREYLAYLTGYDTSNMGEILNRENENRIVTGKLEAAAQMNLFMRSDNYAFYQEFKVPSQTISTFDFTNFEHYHQVGDEISGVDAQHMAKVVDATLPGILFIVNENGLKMNALPNE from the coding sequence ATGAAAAAATTACTTTTACTTTCAATTACCGCTGTTTTCATTTCTTGTGGTACCGCAAAGCGTATTGACGCGCTGGGCACTTCGACTAGCACCACTCAGAAAAAAAGGGTGGCACTTCCTTCCAGCAACCCAACACAAATAGCTATTGACGTTCAATACCTAGCCAGCGACGAGCTTAAGGGTAGAGAAACAGGTTCAGAAGGGATTGAACTTGCTGCGACTTACCTAGCAGAGCGCTTTGAACAAATGGGAATTCAACCTTACGGGCAAAATTACAGACAACCTTTTACTGTAAATGACTTATCAGGAAATAATATAGTTGCCATAATTCCGGGTAGCGACAAAGACCTTATGAAAGAAGTTGTTGTTATAGGGGCACATTATGATCATATAGGTATGATACAAGCAGTGGCTGGCGATAGTATCGCTAACGGTGCAAATGATAATGCGACAGGAACTGCAAGTGTGATGGCAGTTGCAGACCTCTTCAAACGTCTAGACTTTAACCGTAGGACCATCGTGTTCGCTTTATTTTCTGCTGAAGAGAAAGGCTTAGTTGGTTCAAGGCAATTAGCCGCTCAAATGAAGGCAGCTGGAGAAAATGTAGTAGCAATGATCAATTTCGAAATGACAGGAACGCCTATGGTAAATCGCGAGTACCTCGCTTACCTTACGGGTTACGATACTTCTAACATGGGAGAAATCCTTAACAGAGAAAATGAAAATCGCATCGTCACTGGAAAGTTGGAAGCAGCAGCTCAAATGAACCTATTCATGAGGTCTGATAATTATGCATTTTATCAGGAATTCAAAGTGCCATCACAAACGATCAGCACTTTTGATTTTACCAACTTTGAGCATTACCATCAAGTAGGTGACGAAATTTCTGGAGTGGACGCGCAGCACATGGCTAAAGTCGTGGATGCTACGTTACCTGGAATTCTCTTCATAGTTAATGAAAATGGACTAAAGATGAACGCCTTGCCTAATGAGTAA
- a CDS encoding SDR family NAD(P)-dependent oxidoreductase, producing the protein MSKNIVITGTSRGIGFELAQLFASNGDEVMALSRKRAPIQDLNNSKITAVSCDLASEASIAEAIEEIHAKFDRVDLLIHNAGWLVNKPFEELTKADFVNCYEVNVFGVALLTQSLLPLMNKDSHVVAISSMGGIQGSAKFPGLAAYSSAKGAVITLFELLAEEYKESGPSFNTLALGAVQTEMLAEAFPGYEAPLQPKEMAQYIMEFALTGNKFYNGKTLEVSSSTP; encoded by the coding sequence ATGAGTAAAAATATTGTTATAACAGGTACCAGTCGCGGGATAGGCTTTGAACTAGCACAGCTTTTTGCTAGCAATGGTGATGAGGTAATGGCGCTTTCGCGAAAGCGAGCTCCCATCCAAGATCTCAACAATTCAAAGATCACTGCAGTTTCATGTGATTTAGCTAGCGAGGCCAGTATTGCAGAAGCAATAGAGGAAATCCATGCGAAATTTGATCGCGTAGATTTGTTGATTCACAATGCGGGCTGGCTCGTCAACAAACCTTTTGAAGAGTTGACTAAAGCCGATTTTGTCAATTGCTATGAAGTGAATGTTTTTGGGGTGGCCTTGCTTACTCAATCATTACTACCGCTGATGAATAAAGATTCTCACGTGGTGGCGATTAGCTCCATGGGAGGTATTCAAGGAAGTGCAAAATTTCCAGGACTAGCGGCCTATAGCAGCGCCAAAGGTGCTGTAATCACTCTTTTCGAGTTATTGGCAGAGGAATACAAGGAAAGCGGACCATCTTTCAACACGTTAGCCTTAGGAGCAGTACAAACAGAGATGCTGGCAGAGGCTTTTCCAGGCTACGAAGCACCCTTGCAGCCTAAAGAAATGGCGCAATACATTATGGAGTTCGCCCTGACTGGAAATAAATTTTATAATGGGAAGACGCTGGAGGTGAGTTCGAGTACGCCTTAA
- a CDS encoding 5-(carboxyamino)imidazole ribonucleotide synthase encodes MKQTLFSSDFRLGILGGGQLGKMMLYTTRKWDVQTYVMDEDDTAPAFEGCTVFFEGDIMDYEAVMEFGRQVDVLTIEIENVNVQALEDLEAEGIAVSPSASVLNRIRNKARQKTFYKEQGIPTADFQLFPQPEINHNRSYPFIWKSAEGGYDGKGVKVIRSTADLNDLPAQECIYEDMVDFEMELAVIVARNADGDIKTYPVVEMEFHPEANQVEYVICPARVTDAVSRKARDLALKVSEAFEHVGLLAVELFLTKNGEILVNEVAPRPHNSGHYSIEGAVTDQFEQHVRCVLNLPLGSTDTVLPAVMVNLVGAEGYIGNVIYDGIEDILAMDGVTPHIYGKKQTRPFRKMGHVTVVAKEIETARKLAEEVKAKIKVVSS; translated from the coding sequence ATGAAACAGACTCTTTTTTCTTCAGATTTTAGATTAGGTATTCTAGGTGGTGGACAGCTAGGAAAAATGATGTTGTACACGACCCGTAAATGGGATGTGCAAACCTATGTCATGGATGAGGACGATACCGCACCTGCATTTGAAGGTTGCACCGTCTTTTTTGAAGGCGATATTATGGATTATGAGGCCGTGATGGAATTTGGCCGTCAGGTAGATGTGCTGACTATCGAGATTGAAAATGTCAATGTGCAAGCACTAGAAGATCTAGAAGCAGAAGGCATTGCGGTATCGCCTAGTGCTAGTGTCCTTAACCGCATACGCAACAAAGCAAGGCAAAAGACTTTCTATAAAGAACAAGGCATTCCAACAGCAGACTTTCAATTATTCCCACAACCTGAAATAAATCATAACCGCAGTTATCCGTTCATATGGAAAAGTGCGGAAGGTGGTTATGATGGTAAAGGAGTAAAGGTGATTCGGTCAACTGCTGATTTAAATGATCTTCCTGCTCAAGAATGCATCTATGAAGACATGGTGGATTTTGAAATGGAACTTGCCGTGATCGTGGCGCGCAATGCAGACGGCGATATAAAAACCTATCCGGTAGTCGAGATGGAGTTTCACCCAGAAGCCAACCAAGTGGAATATGTGATTTGTCCTGCCCGAGTTACAGATGCAGTTTCTAGAAAAGCTCGTGACCTAGCTTTAAAAGTTTCTGAAGCATTTGAACATGTAGGATTGCTTGCTGTAGAACTATTCCTGACAAAAAATGGTGAAATACTCGTAAATGAAGTAGCGCCAAGACCTCACAACAGCGGACATTATTCTATCGAAGGTGCTGTGACTGATCAGTTTGAGCAACACGTGCGCTGCGTACTAAACTTACCACTAGGGTCTACTGACACCGTTCTTCCTGCCGTTATGGTCAACCTAGTAGGTGCAGAAGGTTATATAGGTAACGTAATATATGATGGTATTGAAGACATTCTAGCGATGGATGGTGTGACACCCCATATTTACGGAAAGAAACAAACCAGGCCGTTTCGAAAAATGGGACATGTGACAGTTGTTGCTAAGGAGATTGAAACTGCTAGAAAGCTTGCTGAAGAGGTGAAAGCAAAAATAAAAGTAGTTAGTAGTTAG
- a CDS encoding adenylate kinase — MQKIHDLYFKPYLSAKEIESAVDNLAYQLNRDLKGKCPIFLGILNGSYIVLADLTRKFQGDCEIAFLRTSSYEGTESTGKIQLDMELDIDLTDRVVVIVEDIVDTGLTVDALSRKLKNHQPAALHIATLFLKPDVYNRELKIDYVGQNIPNKFVVGYGMDYNNLGRNLPELYVQTNSMKNIVLFGPPGAGKGTQAERLKEKYGLIHISTGDVFRKNIKNSTDLGKLAKSYMDKGNLVPDEITIKMLKAEVEKTPDAAGFIFDGFPRTDAQAKALDELLESMNTEVSGMVALEVDDEVLVQRLLERGKSSGRPDDANEEVIRDRIKVYYEQTAPLKNYYQAQDKYHGVDGEGSIDEITERLSAEFDKL, encoded by the coding sequence GTGCAAAAAATTCACGATCTCTACTTCAAACCTTACCTGAGTGCCAAGGAGATTGAAAGCGCTGTTGACAATCTGGCTTACCAGCTCAACCGTGATTTGAAGGGTAAATGTCCTATATTTTTAGGCATATTAAATGGAAGCTACATCGTACTTGCTGACCTAACTCGTAAATTCCAAGGCGATTGTGAAATCGCTTTTTTGCGTACCAGCAGTTATGAGGGTACAGAGTCGACGGGTAAAATACAACTGGATATGGAGTTGGACATTGACCTCACTGATCGAGTGGTGGTCATTGTAGAAGATATAGTAGACACTGGACTGACGGTAGACGCGCTTTCGCGAAAGCTAAAAAACCACCAGCCTGCGGCACTCCATATTGCCACCTTATTTTTAAAACCAGACGTTTACAATCGAGAGTTGAAAATCGATTATGTAGGCCAAAATATACCTAACAAATTTGTCGTGGGTTACGGCATGGATTATAATAACTTAGGGCGCAATTTGCCAGAACTTTACGTACAGACCAATTCTATGAAAAATATCGTGCTATTCGGCCCTCCAGGAGCGGGAAAAGGAACACAAGCAGAACGTTTAAAAGAAAAATATGGATTGATTCATATTTCCACTGGAGACGTTTTTAGAAAAAATATAAAGAATTCAACTGACTTAGGAAAACTGGCTAAATCCTATATGGATAAAGGAAACCTAGTCCCTGATGAAATAACCATCAAAATGTTGAAAGCGGAGGTAGAGAAAACTCCAGACGCTGCCGGATTCATTTTTGACGGCTTCCCAAGAACAGATGCTCAAGCTAAAGCTTTAGATGAACTGCTGGAAAGTATGAATACAGAAGTCAGCGGAATGGTGGCACTTGAAGTGGATGATGAGGTTCTCGTACAACGTCTGTTGGAACGTGGGAAAAGCAGTGGACGTCCCGATGATGCTAATGAAGAAGTTATCCGTGATCGCATCAAAGTGTATTACGAGCAAACAGCGCCGCTGAAAAACTATTACCAGGCTCAAGATAAATACCATGGCGTAGATGGTGAAGGGTCGATTGACGAGATCACAGAACGCTTGAGTGCAGAGTTCGATAAGCTTTAG
- the obgE gene encoding GTPase ObgE has product MTEGNFVDYTKVHIESGRGGKGSTHLHREKYIDKGGPDGGDGGRGGHIIIKGNKNLWTLYHFKYQRHFKAAQGGNGAKQRRTGEDGDDIYLELPLGTVIRNTETGQIIHEVLEDGDEFIIAEGGMGGKGNWHFKSSTRQTPRYAQPGTEGEALEVTFELKILADVGLVGFPNAGKSTLLSVLTAAKPKIANYEFTTLKPNLGIVEYRDFQTFVIADIPGIIEGAAEGKGIGHRFLRHIERNSTLLFMIPADADDINEQYQILLHELRKYNPEMLDKERFVAISKSDMLDEELMGEIKEHLDNEGAFDGAPYMFISAITQHNMQQLKDRLWQMLNE; this is encoded by the coding sequence ATGACTGAAGGAAATTTTGTAGACTATACTAAGGTTCATATTGAATCCGGTCGTGGCGGTAAGGGGAGTACACACCTACACCGCGAAAAATATATTGACAAAGGTGGTCCTGATGGGGGTGACGGTGGTCGTGGTGGTCATATCATCATAAAGGGGAATAAAAACCTCTGGACCTTGTATCACTTCAAATACCAGCGCCACTTTAAAGCTGCACAAGGTGGTAACGGCGCAAAACAGCGCCGTACCGGTGAAGATGGTGATGATATATATCTAGAACTGCCCTTAGGAACGGTCATCAGAAATACGGAGACGGGTCAAATCATTCACGAAGTTTTAGAAGATGGTGATGAGTTCATCATTGCAGAAGGAGGAATGGGCGGTAAAGGAAACTGGCATTTCAAAAGTTCGACTAGGCAAACGCCTAGATACGCACAACCTGGAACCGAAGGCGAGGCGCTAGAAGTTACTTTTGAGCTTAAAATACTAGCAGACGTAGGTCTGGTTGGTTTTCCTAATGCGGGAAAATCCACATTATTGTCAGTGTTGACTGCTGCGAAACCTAAGATCGCTAACTACGAATTCACAACCCTAAAACCTAACCTAGGAATCGTAGAGTACCGCGATTTCCAAACTTTTGTTATAGCAGATATTCCTGGAATCATTGAAGGAGCTGCTGAAGGAAAGGGGATTGGTCACCGATTCCTACGTCACATAGAGCGTAATTCAACACTGCTTTTCATGATACCAGCAGATGCTGACGATATCAATGAGCAGTATCAAATATTACTTCACGAGTTGCGTAAATACAATCCTGAAATGTTAGATAAAGAGCGCTTTGTAGCGATATCTAAATCAGACATGCTGGATGAGGAACTCATGGGTGAGATCAAGGAACATTTGGACAATGAAGGAGCTTTCGATGGCGCTCCTTATATGTTTATCAGTGCGATCACGCAACACAACATGCAACAGCTGAAAGATCGACTGTGGCAGATGTTGAATGAGTAA
- a CDS encoding DUF1569 domain-containing protein encodes MESFFNETTYNELRGRLRTIQPENEPLWGKMNAAQMFKHCQYPLQVALEKEKFSIKPNWLIKVFFKKMMYSPKPFQKNAPTAKAFRMVDDYDFSSEKEKLDQWMQELWYDRDNEKRRPHPVFGHFTKDQWGILQWKHLDHHFRQFGV; translated from the coding sequence ATGGAATCCTTTTTTAACGAAACTACCTATAATGAATTAAGAGGTCGGTTGCGAACTATCCAGCCAGAGAACGAACCACTATGGGGCAAGATGAATGCCGCACAAATGTTTAAGCATTGTCAATACCCACTTCAAGTTGCTTTAGAAAAAGAAAAGTTTAGCATTAAGCCCAATTGGCTAATCAAAGTTTTTTTTAAAAAGATGATGTACAGCCCGAAGCCATTTCAAAAAAATGCCCCTACTGCAAAGGCGTTTAGAATGGTAGATGATTATGATTTCTCTAGTGAAAAAGAAAAGTTAGACCAATGGATGCAAGAATTGTGGTACGACCGGGACAATGAGAAGCGTCGTCCACATCCAGTTTTTGGTCACTTTACCAAAGACCAATGGGGAATCTTACAGTGGAAACACTTGGACCACCATTTTAGGCAGTTTGGGGTTTGA
- a CDS encoding exo-beta-N-acetylmuramidase NamZ family protein: MKYSRFNPYSSMFKYTIILMALVMTSCNGSIGQKSKTTTKNGVELPSAVDLDSTRNILPLDNEPVTAADQIGSWVGQLKGKRVAVVGNQTSVVNTLTKAERRTWDQAEKIKYVHLVDTLISLGVDVKKVFAPEHGFRGEADAGAVVEDGIDKRSGLPIISLYGSNKKPTKAQLADVDIILFDIQDVGARFYTYISTLHYVMEAAADSNKTVYILDRPNPNGHYIDGPILDSQHKSFVGMHPVPVVHGMTIGEYAQMINGEKWLPYGKQASIKVFKNQHYTHATPYHLPIPPSPNLPNAQSINLYPSLCFFEGTDVSVGRGTDMQFQVYGSPSLAKYRNFSFTPTPNAGAKRPPFNGKKCFGVDLREYPRLNKLQLEFVVDAFAKAPYKESFFNSFFTNLAGTEKLQAQIEKAMSAEAIAATWESDLKAYDQMRQAYLLYE; this comes from the coding sequence ATGAAATACTCTAGATTCAATCCTTATTCTTCTATGTTCAAATATACCATAATCCTTATGGCTTTAGTAATGACTTCCTGCAATGGGAGCATCGGTCAAAAGAGCAAAACTACTACCAAAAATGGTGTAGAACTTCCTAGCGCGGTAGATCTGGACAGTACGAGAAACATACTGCCCTTAGACAATGAGCCCGTCACCGCTGCAGATCAGATAGGTAGTTGGGTAGGCCAGTTAAAAGGAAAGCGAGTGGCAGTTGTAGGCAATCAAACCAGTGTTGTGAACACGCTGACTAAAGCAGAGCGACGCACCTGGGATCAAGCAGAAAAAATTAAATACGTACACCTAGTAGACACCTTGATCTCCCTAGGGGTTGATGTCAAAAAAGTATTTGCTCCTGAGCATGGATTTAGAGGCGAGGCAGATGCTGGTGCAGTGGTAGAAGATGGCATAGACAAACGTAGCGGTTTGCCTATCATCTCTTTATACGGCAGCAATAAAAAACCAACCAAAGCTCAATTAGCTGATGTAGACATCATCTTATTTGATATTCAAGATGTAGGCGCCCGATTTTACACCTACATATCGACGCTTCATTATGTGATGGAAGCCGCGGCTGATAGCAATAAAACAGTTTACATCCTAGATCGCCCAAATCCTAATGGACACTATATCGACGGGCCTATCCTGGATTCACAACACAAAAGTTTTGTAGGCATGCATCCTGTACCGGTGGTACACGGGATGACCATAGGTGAATATGCTCAAATGATCAATGGCGAGAAGTGGTTACCTTATGGCAAACAAGCGAGTATCAAGGTATTCAAAAATCAACATTACACCCATGCGACTCCTTATCATTTGCCTATTCCCCCATCACCTAATCTACCCAATGCACAGTCCATCAATTTATATCCCAGCCTTTGCTTTTTTGAAGGAACTGACGTGAGTGTAGGTCGAGGTACTGACATGCAATTTCAAGTGTATGGCTCTCCTTCCCTAGCTAAGTACAGAAACTTCTCCTTTACACCTACTCCAAACGCAGGAGCTAAACGACCGCCTTTTAACGGCAAGAAATGTTTTGGTGTGGACTTGAGGGAATACCCACGATTAAATAAGTTGCAGTTGGAATTTGTTGTAGACGCTTTCGCGAAAGCGCCCTACAAAGAAAGCTTCTTCAACTCCTTTTTTACTAACCTGGCAGGAACAGAAAAGCTGCAAGCTCAAATCGAAAAAGCAATGAGTGCTGAAGCAATTGCTGCGACTTGGGAATCAGACTTGAAAGCCTATGACCAGATGAGACAGGCTTATCTATTATATGAATAA
- a CDS encoding ABC transporter permease, which yields MNLEYFIAQRVQNSTAYKNSVSAPIIKIATAAIAIGMIVMIIAVATGVGLQKKIREKVSAFNGDVTISLFDRNNSITTVRPISKQQEFYPDFKSVPEVTHVQAVATKGAMIRTETDFEGVILKGVGTDYRWESFEDFLIDGKLPDVSQETTSKDILISDDISRRLGLKVGDKAPTYFMKENEEPLGRSFTVVGIYDSGLEEYDTKFILGDIRNIQKINKWEDDEVGKFEVFITDFNQIDEIGKDIFLNVPQTLDAQSIKDQYPTIFQWLALLDGNIYGIIGVILIVGIINMITALLVLILDRTNMIGVLKSLGATDWTVRKVFLYNAMSLILKGLIWGNLIGLGLVALQYFFAPLTLDPATYYVSMAPVYISWWHILALNLGTFTICLFVLIIPTYIVSRISPVKAMRFE from the coding sequence TTGAATCTAGAGTATTTCATAGCGCAGCGCGTACAAAATAGTACGGCCTATAAAAATAGCGTAAGCGCACCGATTATAAAAATTGCTACTGCTGCAATTGCAATAGGCATGATCGTCATGATCATTGCGGTTGCAACAGGTGTTGGCCTTCAAAAAAAGATTAGAGAAAAGGTCAGTGCTTTCAATGGTGATGTGACTATTTCGCTGTTTGATCGCAATAACTCCATCACGACTGTGCGACCTATTTCCAAACAACAAGAGTTCTATCCTGATTTCAAATCAGTTCCAGAAGTGACTCATGTGCAAGCCGTAGCGACAAAAGGCGCCATGATACGTACCGAAACTGATTTTGAAGGGGTTATTCTTAAAGGTGTAGGAACCGATTACCGCTGGGAAAGTTTTGAGGACTTTTTGATCGATGGCAAGTTGCCTGATGTTTCACAAGAGACTACTTCTAAAGACATCTTAATCTCAGACGATATTTCTCGCAGGTTGGGATTGAAAGTAGGTGATAAGGCGCCTACTTATTTCATGAAAGAAAATGAAGAGCCCTTAGGACGCTCTTTTACAGTAGTCGGCATTTATGACAGCGGTCTAGAAGAATATGATACTAAATTCATCCTAGGTGACATACGCAACATTCAAAAAATCAATAAGTGGGAAGATGACGAGGTTGGTAAGTTTGAAGTTTTTATTACTGACTTTAATCAAATTGATGAAATAGGAAAAGATATATTTCTGAATGTTCCACAGACGCTGGATGCGCAAAGTATCAAGGATCAATATCCCACGATATTTCAATGGTTGGCATTGCTGGACGGGAATATCTATGGAATTATTGGCGTCATTTTGATCGTTGGGATCATCAACATGATAACGGCATTGCTGGTTTTGATTTTAGATAGAACAAATATGATAGGCGTACTCAAATCTTTAGGCGCTACAGACTGGACGGTTCGCAAAGTATTTCTATACAATGCGATGAGTCTGATTTTGAAAGGTTTGATTTGGGGTAATTTGATAGGTCTAGGATTGGTCGCGCTTCAATACTTCTTTGCTCCGCTCACCTTGGATCCTGCTACCTATTATGTGAGCATGGCACCAGTATATATATCATGGTGGCACATACTTGCACTTAATCTAGGAACATTCACCATCTGTTTATTTGTGTTGATCATTCCCACATACATTGTTAGCCGTATTTCTCCAGTGAAGGCGATGCGTTTTGAATAA
- a CDS encoding PLP-dependent cysteine synthase family protein, translating to MDYAENILGTIGNTPMVKMNKLVEDLPCLVLAKYETFNPGNSVKDRMGLMMIEDAEADGRLKPGGTIIEGTSGNTGMGLALAAIIKGYKLICVLSDKQSKEKMDILRAVGAEVHVCPTDVAPDDPQSYYSTSKRLSEEIPNSWYVNQYDNPSNCKAHYMSTGPEIWEQTDGKVTHFVVGVGTGGTISGVGTYLKGKNPNIKIWGIDTYGSVFKKYHETGEFDEKEIYAYVTEGIGEDILPLNVRFEVIDGFTKVTDKDAAIYTRRLAKEEGMFLGNSAGAAIKGLLQIHEEVGFTKDDVVVILYHDHGSRYVGKFFNDEWMAQKGWLEE from the coding sequence ATGGATTACGCAGAAAATATATTAGGGACCATTGGAAATACACCAATGGTGAAGATGAACAAGCTGGTAGAAGATTTACCTTGCTTGGTACTGGCTAAATACGAGACGTTCAATCCAGGCAATAGCGTTAAAGACCGCATGGGACTGATGATGATCGAGGATGCAGAGGCAGATGGTCGATTAAAACCTGGTGGAACCATTATAGAAGGAACCAGTGGAAACACGGGAATGGGACTTGCTCTAGCTGCGATTATTAAAGGCTATAAATTGATCTGTGTTTTAAGTGACAAACAGTCTAAGGAAAAAATGGACATTCTACGTGCTGTAGGTGCTGAAGTTCACGTATGCCCAACAGATGTAGCTCCAGACGATCCACAATCCTATTATTCAACCAGTAAACGATTGAGCGAGGAAATACCTAACTCTTGGTATGTCAATCAATATGATAATCCTTCCAATTGTAAAGCGCATTACATGAGTACTGGTCCAGAAATCTGGGAACAGACAGACGGTAAAGTGACTCATTTTGTGGTAGGTGTTGGCACTGGTGGTACCATATCTGGTGTTGGGACCTATCTAAAAGGTAAAAACCCTAATATCAAAATTTGGGGAATTGATACGTATGGATCTGTCTTCAAAAAATATCACGAGACTGGCGAGTTTGATGAGAAAGAGATATATGCATACGTGACTGAAGGAATCGGTGAAGATATTCTACCTCTTAATGTACGTTTTGAAGTGATCGACGGCTTTACTAAAGTAACCGATAAAGATGCTGCAATTTACACTCGCAGGTTAGCTAAAGAAGAGGGGATGTTCCTAGGTAATAGTGCTGGAGCAGCTATTAAAGGTCTGTTGCAAATCCATGAGGAAGTTGGGTTTACTAAAGATGACGTTGTAGTAATACTCTACCACGATCACGGCAGTCGTTACGTTGGGAAATTTTTCAACGATGAATGGATGGCTCAAAAAGGTTGGTTGGAAGAGTAG